In the Oscillospiraceae bacterium genome, TTCTGATTACCGATGTTGTAAACTGCATACGGCGGAATCGGCAGACCATCTTCACCGTTCCATGGACGGTAACAACAACTCTTTTCCCAAACATCTTCGGCAGCCATGCAAAGAATGCCGGCCCTTCGGCATGGATGTGCACCACATCGTATTTTCCAAATGCACTATAAAGTGCCGCAAATGCGGAGGAGCTGACTGCAGCAAGTCCGCCCGATGTCAAGTCTTGGACAACTTTTTTCACAAATAAATTTGAAAAAGGCGCAAAAAAATAAGCCCCACAGGGCTTTCAATCGGTTTTGAACCAATTTGAGCCTTGTAGGGCTTATCTGTTTTCTATATTCTGTTTATCTTATACCGCCTGCAAAGGAGTATTCTCCATTACCTTTTCAAACTGTTCGACAGTCATTTTTGCTTTTTCAGCAGCACGTTCCAGCTTCAAATCTCCATCTCGAACAAGCTGCACGAGCATCCTGAGTTCGCCTCGCTCTTCGCTTTCATTCATCATTTCCTCAACAGCTTTGCACACATCAATCACCTCCGCGCCCTCTGGAATATCCAGCGGTGTATTCGTAACTGCTTTAATAACCCTCGCCGCGTTCGCTTCTATCAGCATACGCGGATTATCAGTCAAAAATTCAGATAAGCGTTTCTTATCTTTGGAATATTTAATATACCCAATTACCTCTCTCAGACTTGAAGAGAATCTTTCCAAGTCCTCCGCGCTCAGCTTTGCAGGGTCGATCAGATGAATCTGATAGTCCTGCACAAAGTTCAAAAGATTCTTATTTTTAACCGCCATCATCTCATGGAGTGACAACGGCCCATCCCATTCATTTGCGCCAAAGTGAAGCACAAGTGTGATAACAGGCGTAATCTTATCTTCCTTGTAGAATCCAGAAAGATATTCACCACGGCTATGCCCTTTTGAATCTCCATCACTTGCGCGATGCTTGGCTGCAATATCAGCCACCTGTTTGCCGTACTGGAGAGCATCATAAATGATATTTCTAACGGGCATTGCATAATGAATGTCAGTCTGATTTTCGATTCCCAGTAAAATGTATGCAGCCTCATCATCCTGTTTAATGATTGCTGATTTCAGCACATCACGGTATTTCTGAACTGCTTCTTCTGGCTGCTTTCCCTCTTCATCCTGTGATCCAAACGGTAAAGCGATCTCCGTAGTATCCAGTTCTTGCAGTTGTTTAGGGTCTACAACCGCCTCACCGCCATAAATCAAGTAATTAAACGCATCTGCAAACACAGAATTATCTTTCATATAGGCTTTAGTCACGGTATCAGCTAATCCCATTGGCTTACACCTCCTTGTCGTAGTCAATAGTAGCTTTGTCCGCCATTGTAATTCTATCTTACCATAAACCGCCCATCATATCAAGCTGTGCAACTCCCTCAAAATCCTTAAATTTTTACGAACAGTTGTCCATAATATAACATTGTCGCTAATGTTATATCATGGACAACCGCTTGATGCTCCTCCCCTGCCGTGCTATACTTATCCTATACAAAATCATCAAGAGGGAGTGCATCCAAGCCGTACTCTTTTTTCAGTTGAGTAAGGTAGGCCACATCTTCTTTTTCTCTGGATTCCGTCAGATACTCATGCTGTCTGTTGTACTCAACTTTCTCAAGGAGTGTGCCAAAAGATTCTGTTCCTTTGCCATCGAGCTGCCAGCGTTTTGCTTTACCTGTCAGCGATACTCTTTCCATTACGTCCGCAGAGCCTATCTCCAGCAGCTTTTCAGCCTGCTGATGAGATATGTTCCCACTTTCAAACAAACGCAGTACAACTGCCTTATAGGGCATAGCGAACATATCCATAAGCATCAGGACAGAATCTACCGTAACCAAATCTTTATCAAGCCCATACAGCAGAATCTGCTCATGGATCAGTTGATCCGGCATCAGAAGCAGCCCTGCAAAGGCATTTGCTTCCAAATCCTCCTGTGTTCTTCCTGTTTCATCACCAGTTGCCGAATCCAGCATAGAACCATTTTTTATATAGCTCTGGTCTGCATTTTCCACATAGCAGTAGATATGATACAGTTCATGCGCCGCAGCAAAAAACTGTTTACAAAGCGGAAGTGCTGTATTTACGCACACAAAAATCGTATCCTGCTTCAAAAAAGTCAACGCCCATAATTCATCATCATGGATCGGGTAACGAAGCATTTCCAGCGCGATTTCTTTCTTTCTGGCATAGTTCTGTATGACAGCAAAGATATTATCCTTGATAATTGAATTGCCGACATACTCTGCCGAGAACTGTCTGACGATGGATTGGATTTCATCAAATTTCTTGTTTTGGCTTACAAAGAGGCTATCTTCCAGAACATTGTTCATCACTTATCCTCCCAGGGCTGCTCCATCTTTTTGCCATTCTCGCACACCCTAGTATGGAACAGAATCATATCAGACAGTTCATCCGCAAGCTGGATTCCCTTTCTTGCTTCCTCAGTTTTAACACGCCCCATAAACGCATGAATCACATTCGTGTCCATCGGCTTTTCCGGCATCTTCATCAGAGAATCCATCGACACATGGAGATATTCAGAAATTTTATGAAGTTCAATCGCGTTGATTGCTCTTGCACCATTCATGATTTTGCTCATTG is a window encoding:
- a CDS encoding Rpn family recombination-promoting nuclease/putative transposase encodes the protein MGLADTVTKAYMKDNSVFADAFNYLIYGGEAVVDPKQLQELDTTEIALPFGSQDEEGKQPEEAVQKYRDVLKSAIIKQDDEAAYILLGIENQTDIHYAMPVRNIIYDALQYGKQVADIAAKHRASDGDSKGHSRGEYLSGFYKEDKITPVITLVLHFGANEWDGPLSLHEMMAVKNKNLLNFVQDYQIHLIDPAKLSAEDLERFSSSLREVIGYIKYSKDKKRLSEFLTDNPRMLIEANAARVIKAVTNTPLDIPEGAEVIDVCKAVEEMMNESEERGELRMLVQLVRDGDLKLERAAEKAKMTVEQFEKVMENTPLQAV
- a CDS encoding ImmA/IrrE family metallo-endopeptidase: MNNVLEDSLFVSQNKKFDEIQSIVRQFSAEYVGNSIIKDNIFAVIQNYARKKEIALEMLRYPIHDDELWALTFLKQDTIFVCVNTALPLCKQFFAAAHELYHIYCYVENADQSYIKNGSMLDSATGDETGRTQEDLEANAFAGLLLMPDQLIHEQILLYGLDKDLVTVDSVLMLMDMFAMPYKAVVLRLFESGNISHQQAEKLLEIGSADVMERVSLTGKAKRWQLDGKGTESFGTLLEKVEYNRQHEYLTESREKEDVAYLTQLKKEYGLDALPLDDFV
- a CDS encoding helix-turn-helix domain-containing protein: MLDVNMIIANNIQDELKKENKKQVDLAEGIGVSRQTMSKIMNGARAINAIELHKISEYLHVSMDSLMKMPEKPMDTNVIHAFMGRVKTEEARKGIQLADELSDMILFHTRVCENGKKMEQPWEDK